A window from Physeter macrocephalus isolate SW-GA chromosome 11, ASM283717v5, whole genome shotgun sequence encodes these proteins:
- the LOC129392548 gene encoding serine/arginine repetitive matrix protein 2-like yields the protein MDETLPPWGNCPVRISGPEYPGSRGARAVALRLVLKPEPPQGTRRLSPSGSLSAAAETPPRSTRPGLYSSRAGGGSRGTSGSFQGRRARKGVDGRRGKGPVAPGSRADREPQGGREKGRPGSAPAPSVVAAHAQWREGPGGGGRRPSGFALTPAPAGGHSWGLGAACCREDPARQTEPESLRRQLPGERRRFSASRRHGFRSDWSRGPSFPTRADAASPPRPASSGERSRLAFSATSPRTRSIYSRGGRRSGVGARASRVGGCSAAERERERGRERAQQGAHVPRGARRPTARTRLLSGRDSSNLLPRNSPEARRCRGERGDVREAASGSRFRRRMFGGAAAVPCPPHRPSPPPQLLRPHRDKRGGRTSWRETRARRRPPAQAAMTRRSRQPVSAAPPPAWAVPRASTLPRAGRCTRAATRPRTRRAPRRRRVAARRVAPPTRADDGRLGPVLRLQPRGVRAKRWQRERQRQHGKGCRAGGGSEAAVRGEILALRRGSFPAGPGGSPSRLAVPCRLALDDFDGRQRTVLPGQRLARDPGSSPPARPGGDDTALSAACFGGAASSMGCAQSLHASESRAVYQGGNEAEDAPGPAAPPLRPGGSRLPPVQTTAASARSCGSSLVESEPSGGSGSANGNTVRGAGRAGAPRLRSVVKFWPCGAAAFPQGRVGLPPGSRCPVAWLWMTLTDASGPSCQGSDRRQTNPGPGDRA from the exons ATGGATGAAA CTCTGCCGCCCTGGGGAAACTGCCCGGTGCGCATCTCCGGCCCGGAATATCCCGGCTCGAGGGGCGCCAGGGCTGTGGCTCTTAGGCTCGTCTTGAAGCCCGAGCCGCCGCAGGGAACCCGCCGCCTGAGCCCGTCTGGCAGTCTCAGCGCCGCAGCAGAGACTCCACCCCGGAGCACGCGTCCGGGTCTTTACAGTAGCCGGGCCGGAGGCGGCAGCCGCGGCACCTCAGGGTCGTTCCAGGGCCGCCGCGCTAGGAAAGGTGTGGACGGCCGGAGAGGAAAGGGACCCGTCGCGCCGGGGTCTCGGGCTGACCGGGAGCCGCAGGGAGGGCGGGAGAAAGGGCGG CCGGGCAGCGCGCCCGCCCCTTCCGTCGTGGCCGCGCATGCTCAGTGGCGGGAGGGGCCGGGAGGAGGCGGCAGGCGCCCCAGCGGCTTTGCATTGACGCCAGCACCCGCTGGAGGTCACAGCTGGGGGCTGGGCGCGGCGTGCTGCCGGGAAGATCCGGCCCGGCAAACGGAGCCGGAGTCGCTCCGCCGGCAGCTACCGGGTGAGCGCCGCCGCTTCAGCGCTTCTCGACGGCACGGCTTCAGATCCGACTGGAGCCGAGGTCCCTCCTTCCCTACCCGGGCGGACGCGGCTTCGCCGCCCCGACCGGCTTCCTCCGGCGAGAGATCTAGGCTAGCTTTCTCCGCCACCAGCCCTCGGACCAGGAGCATTTATTCGCGGGGCGGCAGGCGGAGCGGCGTGGGTGCCCGAGCCTCGAGAGTCGGCGGCTGCAGCGCCGCGGAGCGGGAACGGGAACGGGGCCGTGAGCGGGCGCAGCAGGGAGCTCACGTCCCTCGGGGGGCGCGCCGCCCCACGGCGCGGACTCGCCTGCTCTCGGGTCGGGACAGCTCAAATCTCCTCCCCCGAAATTCCCCGGAAGCGCGGCGCTGCCGAGGCGAGCGCGGCGATGTGAGGGAGGCGGCCAGCGGCTCCCGCTTCAGGAGGCGCATGTTCGGAGGGGCGGCCGCGGTGCCTTGCCCGCCCCACCGCCCCTCCCCACCGCCGCAGCTGCTGCGCCCGCACCGCGATAAAAGGGGCGGCCGCACTTCCTGGCGCGAGACCCGGGCTCGtcgccgcccgcccgcccagGCGGCGATGACACGGCGCTCTCGGCAGCC TGTTTCGGCGGCGCCGCCTCCAGCATGGGCTGTGCCCAGAGCCTCCACGCTTCCGAGAGCCGGGCGGTGTACCAGGGCGGCAACGAGGCCGAGGACGCGCCGGGCCCCGCGGCGCCGCCGCGTTGCGGCCCGGCGGGTCGCGCCACCCACGCGTGCAGACGACGGCCGCCTCGGCCCGGTCCTGCGGCTCCAGCCTCGTGGAGTCCGAGCCAAGCGGTGGCAGCGGGAGCGCCAACGGCAACACGGTAAGGGGtgccgggcgggcgggggctccGAGGCTGCGGTCCGTGGTGAAATTCTGGCCCTGCGGCGCGGCAGCTTTCCCGCAGGGCCGGGTGGGTCTCCCTCCCGGCTCGCGGTGCCCTGTCGCCTGGCTTTGGATGACTTTGACGGACGCCAGCGGACCGTCTTGCCAGGGCAGCGCCTGGCGCGAGACCCGGGCTCGtcgccgcccgcccgcccagGCGGCGATGACACGGCGCTCTCGGCAGCC TGTTTCGGCGGCGCCGCCTCCAGCATGGGCTGTGCCCAGAGCCTCCACGCTTCCGAGAGCCGGGCGGTGTACCAGGGCGGCAACGAGGCCGAGGACGCGCCGGGCCCCGCGGCGCCGCCGTTGCGGCCCGGCGGGTCGCGCCTCCCACCCGTTCAGACGACGGCCGCCTCGGCCCGGTCCTGCGGCTCCAGCCTCGTGGAGTCCGAGCCAAGCGGTGGCAGCGGGAGCGCCAACGGCAACACGGTAAGGGGtgccgggcgggcgggggctccGAGGCTGCGGTCCGTGGTGAAATTCTGGCCCTGCGGCGCGGCAGCTTTCCCGCAGGGCCGGGTGGGTCTCCCTCCCGGCTCGCGGTGCCCTGTCGCCTGGCTTTGGATGACTTTGACGGACGCCAGCGGACCGTCTTGCCAGGGCAGCGACCGGAGGCAGACCAACCCTGGTCCTGGGGACCGTGCTTAG